Proteins from a genomic interval of Syngnathus typhle isolate RoL2023-S1 ecotype Sweden linkage group LG15, RoL_Styp_1.0, whole genome shotgun sequence:
- the aldocb gene encoding fructose-bisphosphate aldolase C-B: MTHQFPALTPAQKKELQDIALRIVAPGKGILAADESTGSMAKRFTPIGVDNTEENRRRYRQLLFTADGRIDNCIGGVIFFHETLYQNTDDGTPFSKLIKDRGIVVGIKVDKGVVPLAGTNGETTTQGLDGLSERCAQYKKDGADFAKWRCVLKISDTTPSELAIYENANVLARYASICQQNGIVPIVEPEILPDGDHDLKRCQYVTEKVLAAVYKALSDHHIYLEGTLLKPNMVTAGHACPTKYSNEEIAMATVTALRRTVPPAVTGVTFLSGGQSEEEASVNLNAINTCPLAKPWALTFSYGRALQASALQAWRGDMSNEKAATEEFIKRAEANSLAAMGKYESSGSGGAAGQSLYVANHAY; this comes from the exons ATGACTCACCAGTTCCCCGCGCTGACTCCTGCTCAGAAGAAGGAGCTGCAGGACATCGCCCTGAGGATCGTGGCCCCCGGCAAGGGCATCCTCGCTGCCGACGAGTCCACCG GCAGCATGGCGAAGCGCTTCACCCCCATCGGCGTGGACAACACGGAGGAGAACCGCCGGCGCTACCGTCAGCTGCTGTTCACGGCCGACGGGCGCATCGACAACTGCATCGGCGGGGTCATCTTCTTTCACGAGACGCTCTACCAGAACACCGACGACGGCACGCCCTTCTCCAAGCTCATCAAGGACCGCGGCATTGTCGTCGGCATCAAG GTGGACAAAGGTGTTGTTCCCCTCGCCGGAACCAATGGAGAGACTACCACTCAAG GTCTGGACGGGTTGTCAGAGCGCTGCGCCCAGTACAAGAAGGACGGCGCTGACTTTGCCAAGTGGCGCTGCGTGCTGAAAATCAGCGATACCACACCCTCCGAGCTGGCTATATATGAGAACGCCAACGTGCTAGCACGCTACGCTAGCATTTGCCAGCAG AATGGCATCGTTCCTATTGTGGAGCCAGAGATCCTCCCTGATGGAGACCATGATCTTAAGCGCTGCCAGTACGTCACCGAGAAG GTCCTGGCCGCTGTGTACAAGGCTCTGTCGGACCACCACATCTACCTGGAGGGCACCCTGCTCAAGCCCAACATGGTCACCGCTGGACACGCCTGCCCCACCAAGTACAGCAACGAGGAGATCGCCATGGCGACCGTCACTGCCCTGCGCCGCACCGTGCCTCCTGCCGTCACAG GCGTGACCTTCCTGTCGGGCGGCCAGTCGGAGGAAGAGGCCAGTGTCAACCTCAACGCCATCAATACCTGCCCCTTGGCCAAGCCCTGGGCACTCACCTTCTCCTACGGCCGCGCCCTGCAGGCCTCAGCCCTACAGGCCTGGCGAGGAGACATGAGCAACGAGAAGGCCGCAACCGAGGAGTTCATCAAGCGCGCTGAG GCTAACAGCTTGGCCGCCATGGGCAAGTACGAGTCCTCCGGCAGCGGTGGCGCAGCTGGGCAGTCCCTTTATGTGGCCAATCACGCCTACTAA
- the cct8 gene encoding T-complex protein 1 subunit theta isoform X1, with the protein MALHIPKAPGFAQMLKDGAKHYSGLEEAVFRNIRACKELSQTTRSAYGPNGMNKMVINHLEKLFVTNDAATILRELEVQHPAAKMVVMASHMQEQEVGDGTNFVLVFAGALLELAEELLRMGLSVSEVIEGYEKACRKALELLPECVCSTAKNLHDLKEASAMIRTAITSKQYGNEDYLANLIAQACVSIFPESGSFNVDSVRVCKILGCGVTASSVLHGMVFKKEAEGDITSVKDAKIAVFSCPFDCMVTETKGTVLINNAKELMDFSKGEEDMMEVQVKAIKEAGANVVVTGGKVADMALHYANKYKLMVVRLNSKWDLRRLCKTVGAVALPRLTAPTPEEIGHCDSVYLTEVGDTQVVVFKHEKEDGAISTVVIRGSTDNLMDDIERAIDDGVNTFKVLVRDNRLVPGAGATEIELANRLTSYGETCPGLEQYSIKKFADAFEAVPRALAENSGVKANELISKMYSAHHEGNKNAGFDIEGDGPSVKDVAEAGILDPYLVKYWGIKLATNAAITVLRVDQIIMAKAAGGPKAPKQSGHWDKDNWDEEPDKFETH; encoded by the exons atggccCTCCATATCCCTAAAGCTCCGGGCTTTGCCCAAATGTTAAAAGACGGCGCCAAG CACTATTCCGGTCTTGAAGAAGCCGTTTTTCGCAACATCCGAGCCTGTAAAGAACTTTCACAGACCACACGCTCGGCCTACGGGCCCAATG gcaTGAACAAAATGGTCATCAACCACTTGGAGAAGCTGTTTGTCACcaatgatgctgccaccatCCTCAGAGAGCTGGAG GTGCAGCATCCAGCGGCCAAAATGGTCGTGATGGCGTCCCACATGCAAGAACAGGAGGTGGGCGACGGCACCAACTTCGTCCTGGTGTTTGCCGGCGCGCTGCTGGAGCTTGCTGAGGAGCTCCTACGGATGGGCCTTTCCGTGTCGGAG GTGATCGAAGGCTACGAGAAGGCGTGCCGGAAGGCGCTGGAGCTCCTGCCCGAGTGCGTGTGCTCAACAGCCAAGAACCTCCACGACCTGAAGGAAGCCTCGGCGATGATCCGCACGGCCATCACCAGCAAACAGTACGGCAACGAAGACTACCTGGCCAACCTCATCGCACAAGCTTGCG TGTCCATCTTCCCAGAGTCCGGCAGTTTCAATGTGGACAGCGTCCGCGTGTGTAAAATCCTG GGTTGCGGCGTGACGGCGTCCTCCGTGCTGCACGGTATGGTGTTCAAAAAGGAGGCAGAGGGAGACATCACGTCGGTGAAAGACGCCAAGATTGCCGTCTTCTCCTGTCCCTTCGACTGCATGGTGACCGAGACCAAG GGCACGGTGCTGATAAACAACGCCAAGGAGCTGATGGACTTCAGCAAGGGTGAGGAGGACATGATGGAGGTGCAGGTGAAAGCCATCAAGGAGGCCGGCGCCAATGTTGTGGTGACGGGCGGCAAGGTGGCCGACATGGCGCTGCACTATGCCAACAAGTACAAGCTGATGGTGGTCCG GCTGAACTCCAAGTGGGACCTGAGGAGGTTGTGCAAGACCGTGGGCGCCGTAGCGCTGCCCAGGCTG ACTGCACCCACCCCTGAGGAGATCGGTCACTGCGACAGCGTTTACCTGACGGAGGTGGGCGACACACAGGTGGTGGTCTTCAAACACG AGAAAGAAGACGGCGCCATCTCCACCGTGGTGATCCGAGGCTCCACCGACAACCTGATGGATGACATCGAGCGGGCCATCGACGACGGAGTGAACACCTTCAAGGTTCTCGTTAGG GACAACCGTCTGGTCCCCGGTGCGGGAGCCACCGAGATCGAGCTGGCCAATCGACTCACCTCCTACGGAGAG ACCTGCCCCGGTTTGGAGCAGTACTCCATCAAAAAGTTTGCAGATGCCTTCGAAGCGGTgccgcgtgctctggcggagAACTCCGGCGTGAAGGCCAACGAGCTCATCTCCAAGATGTACTCGGCGCATCATGAGGGCAACAAGAACGCGGGTTTTGATATTGAG GGAGACGGCCCTTCGGTGAAGGACGTGGCCGAAGCTGGCATCCTGGACCCGTACCTGGTCAAATACTGGGGCATCAAACTGGCCACTAACGCCGCCATCACAGTACTGCGAGTGGACCAG ATCATCATGGCTAAGGCCGCAGGGGGACCCAAGGCTCCCAAGCAGAGTGGCCACTGGGACAAGGACAACTGGGACGAGGAGCCCGATAAGTTTGAAACGCACTAG
- the cct8 gene encoding T-complex protein 1 subunit theta isoform X2: MALHIPKAPGFAQMLKDGAKHYSGLEEAVFRNIRACKELSQTTRSAYGPNGMNKMVINHLEKLFVTNDAATILRELEVQHPAAKMVVMASHMQEQEVGDGTNFVLVFAGALLELAEELLRMGLSVSEVIEGYEKACRKALELLPECVCSTAKNLHDLKEASAMIRTAITSKQYGNEDYLANLIAQACVSIFPESGSFNVDSVRVCKILGCGVTASSVLHGMVFKKEAEGDITSVKDAKIAVFSCPFDCMVTETKGTVLINNAKELMDFSKGEEDMMEVQVKAIKEAGANVVVTGGKVADMALHYANKYKLMVVRLNSKWDLRRLCKTVGAVALPRLTAPTPEEIGHCDSVYLTEVGDTQVVVFKHEKEDGAISTVVIRGSTDNLMDDIERAIDDGVNTFKVLVRDNRLVPGAGATEIELANRLTSYGETCPGLEQYSIKKFADAFEAVPRALAENSGVKANELISKMYSAHHEGNKNAGFDIEGDGPSVKDVAEAGILDPYLVKYWGIKLATNAAITVLRVDQIIMAKPAGGPKPPQGKKDFDEDD; this comes from the exons atggccCTCCATATCCCTAAAGCTCCGGGCTTTGCCCAAATGTTAAAAGACGGCGCCAAG CACTATTCCGGTCTTGAAGAAGCCGTTTTTCGCAACATCCGAGCCTGTAAAGAACTTTCACAGACCACACGCTCGGCCTACGGGCCCAATG gcaTGAACAAAATGGTCATCAACCACTTGGAGAAGCTGTTTGTCACcaatgatgctgccaccatCCTCAGAGAGCTGGAG GTGCAGCATCCAGCGGCCAAAATGGTCGTGATGGCGTCCCACATGCAAGAACAGGAGGTGGGCGACGGCACCAACTTCGTCCTGGTGTTTGCCGGCGCGCTGCTGGAGCTTGCTGAGGAGCTCCTACGGATGGGCCTTTCCGTGTCGGAG GTGATCGAAGGCTACGAGAAGGCGTGCCGGAAGGCGCTGGAGCTCCTGCCCGAGTGCGTGTGCTCAACAGCCAAGAACCTCCACGACCTGAAGGAAGCCTCGGCGATGATCCGCACGGCCATCACCAGCAAACAGTACGGCAACGAAGACTACCTGGCCAACCTCATCGCACAAGCTTGCG TGTCCATCTTCCCAGAGTCCGGCAGTTTCAATGTGGACAGCGTCCGCGTGTGTAAAATCCTG GGTTGCGGCGTGACGGCGTCCTCCGTGCTGCACGGTATGGTGTTCAAAAAGGAGGCAGAGGGAGACATCACGTCGGTGAAAGACGCCAAGATTGCCGTCTTCTCCTGTCCCTTCGACTGCATGGTGACCGAGACCAAG GGCACGGTGCTGATAAACAACGCCAAGGAGCTGATGGACTTCAGCAAGGGTGAGGAGGACATGATGGAGGTGCAGGTGAAAGCCATCAAGGAGGCCGGCGCCAATGTTGTGGTGACGGGCGGCAAGGTGGCCGACATGGCGCTGCACTATGCCAACAAGTACAAGCTGATGGTGGTCCG GCTGAACTCCAAGTGGGACCTGAGGAGGTTGTGCAAGACCGTGGGCGCCGTAGCGCTGCCCAGGCTG ACTGCACCCACCCCTGAGGAGATCGGTCACTGCGACAGCGTTTACCTGACGGAGGTGGGCGACACACAGGTGGTGGTCTTCAAACACG AGAAAGAAGACGGCGCCATCTCCACCGTGGTGATCCGAGGCTCCACCGACAACCTGATGGATGACATCGAGCGGGCCATCGACGACGGAGTGAACACCTTCAAGGTTCTCGTTAGG GACAACCGTCTGGTCCCCGGTGCGGGAGCCACCGAGATCGAGCTGGCCAATCGACTCACCTCCTACGGAGAG ACCTGCCCCGGTTTGGAGCAGTACTCCATCAAAAAGTTTGCAGATGCCTTCGAAGCGGTgccgcgtgctctggcggagAACTCCGGCGTGAAGGCCAACGAGCTCATCTCCAAGATGTACTCGGCGCATCATGAGGGCAACAAGAACGCGGGTTTTGATATTGAG GGAGACGGCCCTTCGGTGAAGGACGTGGCCGAAGCTGGCATCCTGGACCCGTACCTGGTCAAATACTGGGGCATCAAACTGGCCACTAACGCCGCCATCACAGTACTGCGAGTGGACCAG ATCATCATGGCCAAACCAGCAGGAGGGCCCAAACCTCCACAGGGCAAGAAGGACTTCGATGAAGACGACTGA
- the rskrb gene encoding ribosomal protein S6 kinase-related protein isoform X2 — MGADGSKKPADSREEEPLSSGWRGFLSSMGLSLPATLCRLAPPALRLGRRPMLQSRAPDIPEHVLRLAGVGPDKLRSEWSLPGFVAMFLPEFPHRGAPGQEHFQVLSYIAKGSFGPILKVKDKAKQRTYAVKVIPKSEILRLGVLEQSKEEVIVQMIGLFAEDTVRVFAAELGSALGFLHDFGVIHRDVKMENILLTDNGHLRLADFGLSRRLERGGRAFTICGTIQYMAPEVLSGGPYNHAADWWSLGILLFSLATGKFPLPPEPDHCGMLRRVRSFPYEMPLSLSPPLAMLITELLCKMPARRLRTLDRFQRQTFFRGLSFDQNLLQRHPVEVILELRERPDRAAKARRGLTLSLQPLKGFEYDSLLGPPNTPDAQAQVAGPRKEVFV, encoded by the exons ATGGGGGCCGACGGCAGCAAGAAG CCGGCTGATAGCCGCGAGGAAGAGCCCCTCTCATCAGGCTGGCGTGGCTTCCTGTCCAGCATGGGCCTGTCGTTGCCTGCAACCTTGTGCCGCCTGGCGCCGCCCGCTTTGCGCCTGGGTCGCCGGCCCATGCTCCAAAGCAGGGCGCCTGACATCCCCGAACACGTCCTGAGGCTGGCAGGGGTGGGCCCAGACAAGTTGAGATCCGAATGGAGCCTGCCGGGCTTCGTCGCTATGTTCCTACCCGAGTTCCCCCACAGGGGTGCGCCGGGACAAGAACACTTTCAG GTGTTAAGTTACATCGCCAAAGGTTCTTTCGGACCCATCTTGAAGGTGAAGGACAAGGCCAAACAGAGAACGTATGCCGTCAAA GTGATTCCCAAATCTGAAATCCTCCGATTAGGCGTGCTGGAGCAGTCAAAAGAAGAGGTGATAGTTCAG ATGATTGGACTCTTCGCAGAGGACACGGTGCGGGTGTTTGCCGCCGAGCTGGGCTCTGCGCTGG GATTTCTTCACGACTTTGGTGTCATCCATAGAGATGTGAAG ATGGAGAACATCTTGCTGACAGACAATG GACACCTCCGTCTGGCCGACTTTGGTTTGTCTCGCCGCCTGGAGCGAGGAGGTCGGGCTTTCACCATCTGCGGCACCATCCAGTACATGG CCCCCGAGGTACTGAGCGGCGGTCCCTACAACCACGCGGCCGATTGGTGGTCGCTGGGCATCCTGCTATTCTCGTTGGCTACCGGCAAG TTCCCCTTGCCTCCAGAGCCGGACCACTGTGGCATGCTGAGGAGGGTGCGGTCTTTCCCCTATGAAATGCCCCTCAGCCTGAGCCCCCCTTTGGCCATGCTCATCACAGAG CTACTGTGCAAAATGCCCGCCCGCCGACTTCGCACCCTGGATCGTTTCCAACGCCAGACCTTCTTCCGTGGACTCAGCTTTGACCAAAACCTGCTGCAGCGCCACCCTGTGGAG GTGATCCTGGAGCTGAGGGAGCGACCCGACCGCGCAGCCAAAGCCCGCCGAGGCCTCACGCTTTCACTGCAGCCACTCAAAGGCTTCGAGTACGACTCGTTACTCGGGCCGCCAAACACGCCCGACGCGCAGGCGCAGGTAGCTGGCCCGCGTAAGGAGGTGTTTGTCTGA
- the rskrb gene encoding ribosomal protein S6 kinase-related protein isoform X1 produces MGADGSKKKPADSREEEPLSSGWRGFLSSMGLSLPATLCRLAPPALRLGRRPMLQSRAPDIPEHVLRLAGVGPDKLRSEWSLPGFVAMFLPEFPHRGAPGQEHFQVLSYIAKGSFGPILKVKDKAKQRTYAVKVIPKSEILRLGVLEQSKEEVIVQMIGLFAEDTVRVFAAELGSALGFLHDFGVIHRDVKMENILLTDNGHLRLADFGLSRRLERGGRAFTICGTIQYMAPEVLSGGPYNHAADWWSLGILLFSLATGKFPLPPEPDHCGMLRRVRSFPYEMPLSLSPPLAMLITELLCKMPARRLRTLDRFQRQTFFRGLSFDQNLLQRHPVEVILELRERPDRAAKARRGLTLSLQPLKGFEYDSLLGPPNTPDAQAQVAGPRKEVFV; encoded by the exons ATGGGGGCCGACGGCAGCAAGAAG AAGCCGGCTGATAGCCGCGAGGAAGAGCCCCTCTCATCAGGCTGGCGTGGCTTCCTGTCCAGCATGGGCCTGTCGTTGCCTGCAACCTTGTGCCGCCTGGCGCCGCCCGCTTTGCGCCTGGGTCGCCGGCCCATGCTCCAAAGCAGGGCGCCTGACATCCCCGAACACGTCCTGAGGCTGGCAGGGGTGGGCCCAGACAAGTTGAGATCCGAATGGAGCCTGCCGGGCTTCGTCGCTATGTTCCTACCCGAGTTCCCCCACAGGGGTGCGCCGGGACAAGAACACTTTCAG GTGTTAAGTTACATCGCCAAAGGTTCTTTCGGACCCATCTTGAAGGTGAAGGACAAGGCCAAACAGAGAACGTATGCCGTCAAA GTGATTCCCAAATCTGAAATCCTCCGATTAGGCGTGCTGGAGCAGTCAAAAGAAGAGGTGATAGTTCAG ATGATTGGACTCTTCGCAGAGGACACGGTGCGGGTGTTTGCCGCCGAGCTGGGCTCTGCGCTGG GATTTCTTCACGACTTTGGTGTCATCCATAGAGATGTGAAG ATGGAGAACATCTTGCTGACAGACAATG GACACCTCCGTCTGGCCGACTTTGGTTTGTCTCGCCGCCTGGAGCGAGGAGGTCGGGCTTTCACCATCTGCGGCACCATCCAGTACATGG CCCCCGAGGTACTGAGCGGCGGTCCCTACAACCACGCGGCCGATTGGTGGTCGCTGGGCATCCTGCTATTCTCGTTGGCTACCGGCAAG TTCCCCTTGCCTCCAGAGCCGGACCACTGTGGCATGCTGAGGAGGGTGCGGTCTTTCCCCTATGAAATGCCCCTCAGCCTGAGCCCCCCTTTGGCCATGCTCATCACAGAG CTACTGTGCAAAATGCCCGCCCGCCGACTTCGCACCCTGGATCGTTTCCAACGCCAGACCTTCTTCCGTGGACTCAGCTTTGACCAAAACCTGCTGCAGCGCCACCCTGTGGAG GTGATCCTGGAGCTGAGGGAGCGACCCGACCGCGCAGCCAAAGCCCGCCGAGGCCTCACGCTTTCACTGCAGCCACTCAAAGGCTTCGAGTACGACTCGTTACTCGGGCCGCCAAACACGCCCGACGCGCAGGCGCAGGTAGCTGGCCCGCGTAAGGAGGTGTTTGTCTGA
- the rskrb gene encoding ribosomal protein S6 kinase-related protein isoform X3 — MGADGSKKKPADSREEEPLSSGWRGFLSSMGLSLPATLCRLAPPALRLGRRPMLQSRAPDIPEHVLRLAGVGPDKLRSEWSLPGFVAMFLPEFPHRGAPGQEHFQVLSYIAKGSFGPILKVKDKAKQRTYAVKVIPKSEILRLGVLEQSKEEVIVQRQIRHPFVHDLQDCWQTQRHLYIMCDYCSTGDLYTYWQMIGLFAEDTVRVFAAELGSALGFLHDFGVIHRDVKMENILLTDNGHLRLADFGLSRRLERGGRAFTICGTIQYMAPEVLSGGPYNHAADWWSLGILLFSLATGKFPLPPEPDHCGMLRRVRSFPYEMPLSLSPPLAMLITELLCKMPARRLRTLDRFQRQTFFRGLSFDQNLLQRHPVEVILELRERPDRAAKARRGLTLSLQPLKGFEYDSLLGPPNTPDAQAQVAGPRKEVFV; from the exons ATGGGGGCCGACGGCAGCAAGAAG AAGCCGGCTGATAGCCGCGAGGAAGAGCCCCTCTCATCAGGCTGGCGTGGCTTCCTGTCCAGCATGGGCCTGTCGTTGCCTGCAACCTTGTGCCGCCTGGCGCCGCCCGCTTTGCGCCTGGGTCGCCGGCCCATGCTCCAAAGCAGGGCGCCTGACATCCCCGAACACGTCCTGAGGCTGGCAGGGGTGGGCCCAGACAAGTTGAGATCCGAATGGAGCCTGCCGGGCTTCGTCGCTATGTTCCTACCCGAGTTCCCCCACAGGGGTGCGCCGGGACAAGAACACTTTCAG GTGTTAAGTTACATCGCCAAAGGTTCTTTCGGACCCATCTTGAAGGTGAAGGACAAGGCCAAACAGAGAACGTATGCCGTCAAA GTGATTCCCAAATCTGAAATCCTCCGATTAGGCGTGCTGGAGCAGTCAAAAGAAGAGGTGATAGTTCAG CGTCAGATTCGCCACCCGTTTGTGCACGACCTGCAGGACTGTTGGCAGACGCAGCGCCACCTCTACATTA TGTGCGACTACTGCAGCACTGGTGACCTTTACACCTACTGGCAGATGATTGGACTCTTCGCAGAGGACACGGTGCGGGTGTTTGCCGCCGAGCTGGGCTCTGCGCTGG GATTTCTTCACGACTTTGGTGTCATCCATAGAGATGTGAAG ATGGAGAACATCTTGCTGACAGACAATG GACACCTCCGTCTGGCCGACTTTGGTTTGTCTCGCCGCCTGGAGCGAGGAGGTCGGGCTTTCACCATCTGCGGCACCATCCAGTACATGG CCCCCGAGGTACTGAGCGGCGGTCCCTACAACCACGCGGCCGATTGGTGGTCGCTGGGCATCCTGCTATTCTCGTTGGCTACCGGCAAG TTCCCCTTGCCTCCAGAGCCGGACCACTGTGGCATGCTGAGGAGGGTGCGGTCTTTCCCCTATGAAATGCCCCTCAGCCTGAGCCCCCCTTTGGCCATGCTCATCACAGAG CTACTGTGCAAAATGCCCGCCCGCCGACTTCGCACCCTGGATCGTTTCCAACGCCAGACCTTCTTCCGTGGACTCAGCTTTGACCAAAACCTGCTGCAGCGCCACCCTGTGGAG GTGATCCTGGAGCTGAGGGAGCGACCCGACCGCGCAGCCAAAGCCCGCCGAGGCCTCACGCTTTCACTGCAGCCACTCAAAGGCTTCGAGTACGACTCGTTACTCGGGCCGCCAAACACGCCCGACGCGCAGGCGCAGGTAGCTGGCCCGCGTAAGGAGGTGTTTGTCTGA
- the tmigd1 gene encoding transmembrane and immunoglobulin domain-containing protein 1 isoform X2, whose product MGSYCVLVLALCAAQILCVTIDSVPNADGEGVILTELERTVSLVCSSNRSEEDGAELVWLRNGATVILRQGNRKGQSAVCIMPVIHQDNGATFTCRLSSNASVEASVTLNVTYAPILSGSEGVLVEDASSLVLSCDIFANPPISSVRWTLNGSAIDILAGGFTLTNDGFTSRLSADKAEKSKHEGLYRCTVDSPVYGIKSKDFLVTVTEKTVKFPLMPIIAGVVVVCLTVILAIVSRWKKIIKCCK is encoded by the exons ATGGGATCCTACTGTGTTCTTGTGTTAGCGCTTTGTGCGGCACAAATATTGT GCGTCACCATCGACTCGGTGCCCAACGCGGACGGCGAGGGAGTCATCCTGACCGAACTGGAGCGAACCGTTTCGCTGGTGTGTTCCAGCAACCGATCCGAGGAGGACGGAGCGGAACTGGTGTGGCTGAGGAACGGCGCCACGGTGATTCTCCGCCAAGGAAACCGCAAGGGACAAAGTGCCGTGTGCATCATGCCAGTCATCCACCAGGACAACGGCGCCACCTTCACCTGCCGCCTGAGCAGCAACGCCAGCGTTGAGGCCTCCGTCACACTCAATGTCACAT ATGCGCCCATACTGTCTGGTTCCGAGGGCGTATTAGTGGAGGATGCCTCATCGCTGGTGCTGAGCTGTGACATTTTCGCCAACCCGCCCATCTCCTCGGTGCGGTGGACCCTTAACGGCAGCGCTATCGACATACTCGCCGGGGGCTTCACCCTGACCAACGACGGCTTCACGAGCCGGCTATCCGCCGACAAGGCGGAGAAGAGTAAGCATGAGGGCCTCTACCGCTGCACGGTGGACTCGCCCGTCTACGGAATCAAGAGCAAGGACTTCCTGGTTACTGTCACAG AAAAGACCGTCAAGTTTCCACTGATGCCCATCATTGCCGGCGTGGTTGTGGTGTGCCTTACGGTGATCCTCGCCATTGTTTCACGCTGGAAGAAAATCATCAAG TGCTGCAAGTGA
- the tmigd1 gene encoding transmembrane and immunoglobulin domain-containing protein 1 isoform X1, with protein sequence MIDNKQREVIKLNSSSASLRADTLSRLKSSGRNKMGSYCVLVLALCAAQILCVTIDSVPNADGEGVILTELERTVSLVCSSNRSEEDGAELVWLRNGATVILRQGNRKGQSAVCIMPVIHQDNGATFTCRLSSNASVEASVTLNVTYAPILSGSEGVLVEDASSLVLSCDIFANPPISSVRWTLNGSAIDILAGGFTLTNDGFTSRLSADKAEKSKHEGLYRCTVDSPVYGIKSKDFLVTVTEKTVKFPLMPIIAGVVVVCLTVILAIVSRWKKIIKCCK encoded by the exons ATGATTGATAACAAACAGCGGGAAGTCATAAAGCTGAACTCCTCTTCGGCGTCTTTAAGAGCTGACACATTGTCACGTCTCAAATCTTCAG GAAGGAATAAAATGGGATCCTACTGTGTTCTTGTGTTAGCGCTTTGTGCGGCACAAATATTGT GCGTCACCATCGACTCGGTGCCCAACGCGGACGGCGAGGGAGTCATCCTGACCGAACTGGAGCGAACCGTTTCGCTGGTGTGTTCCAGCAACCGATCCGAGGAGGACGGAGCGGAACTGGTGTGGCTGAGGAACGGCGCCACGGTGATTCTCCGCCAAGGAAACCGCAAGGGACAAAGTGCCGTGTGCATCATGCCAGTCATCCACCAGGACAACGGCGCCACCTTCACCTGCCGCCTGAGCAGCAACGCCAGCGTTGAGGCCTCCGTCACACTCAATGTCACAT ATGCGCCCATACTGTCTGGTTCCGAGGGCGTATTAGTGGAGGATGCCTCATCGCTGGTGCTGAGCTGTGACATTTTCGCCAACCCGCCCATCTCCTCGGTGCGGTGGACCCTTAACGGCAGCGCTATCGACATACTCGCCGGGGGCTTCACCCTGACCAACGACGGCTTCACGAGCCGGCTATCCGCCGACAAGGCGGAGAAGAGTAAGCATGAGGGCCTCTACCGCTGCACGGTGGACTCGCCCGTCTACGGAATCAAGAGCAAGGACTTCCTGGTTACTGTCACAG AAAAGACCGTCAAGTTTCCACTGATGCCCATCATTGCCGGCGTGGTTGTGGTGTGCCTTACGGTGATCCTCGCCATTGTTTCACGCTGGAAGAAAATCATCAAG TGCTGCAAGTGA
- the LOC133168115 gene encoding uncharacterized protein LOC133168115, with product MDGVAKAVLGIWRAQTTPDDSDAQSSPEAPEGFRKLSSSSSLNSLRISLRKRLPLHAVQSNSLQKDAGGEPTKEQPKTDAVRQLTRRARNSIGGVVQKLQRNREFSRDQCLVATPGRINEGADSPSPSIQTPRRTGRSAARTGRTPSSRGKQDNGVLGVKHGGRRQLVRMAALRSPFASPNMKNQKPKFDQDLDSVSSGLRRLKRLSKAFDELIGRDDKYNTMDKSGSLTYMTTTTTTTIVMRRKLDPSGKLSRSNLSHQASQASQRFGGWIQAVRK from the exons ATGGATGGTGTGGCAAAAGCCGTACTTGGGATCTGGCGGGCCCAAACGACCCCGGACGATTCGGATGCCCAGAGCTCCCCCGAGGCTCCTGAAGGCTTCCGCAAGctatcctcctcatcctccctcAACTCGCTGCGCATTTCCCTCCGCAAGCGCCTCCCGCTGCACGCCGTTCAGTCCAATTCCCTCCAGAAGGATGCCGGTGGGGAGCCCACCAAGGAGCAGCCCAAAACCGACGCCGTCCGCCAGCTGACACGCCGTGCTCGGAACTCCATCGGGGGCGTGGTTCAG AAGTTGCAAAGGAACAGGGAGTTCTCCCGGGACCAGTGCTTGGTGGCGACACCGGGGCGTATCAACGAGGGGGCCGACTCTCCCTCGCCGTCCATCCAAACCCCAAGACGCACCGGCAGGTCCGCGGCCAGGACTGGACGCACACCGAGCTCCAGAGGAAAGCAGGACAACGGCGTTCTCGGGGTGAAGCACGGAGGAAGAAGGCAGCTGGTTCGCATGGCGGCGCTGCGAAGCCCTTTTGCTTCTCCCAACATGAAGAACCAGAAACC GAAGTTTGATCAGGATCTGGACTCGGTCTCAAGTGGACTCCGCAGGCTTAAACGTCTATCGAAGGCCTTTGATGAGCTCATTGGAAGAGACGACAA GTACAACACAATGGACAAGAGCGGTTCTTTGACATacatgacgacgacgacgacaacgaCCATAGTGATGAGGAGGAAATTGGACCCCAGCGGGAAACTCAGCCGCTCCAACCTGAGCCACCAAGCCTCACAGGCGTCGCAGCGTTTCGGTGGATGGATCCAAGCCGTCCGCAAATGA